From a region of the Candidatus Bathyarchaeota archaeon genome:
- a CDS encoding site-2 protease family protein translates to MSKPPSPSPEPPTDSTLVYQFDQVQPLVSAEFDVEEALIDHGVPTFYLRLKPDSKQAFTRLVRSLTNIGFTLVLREKNGRNVLKVAPKPKTKPSRPIINVVLLLLTIVTVFTTGYVLSLDLVEYGLDPWMGAASFTLALLGILGVHEMSHKFAANHHDMEATMPYFIPGPPPIPGFLLGIGTFGAVIVQKETAPNKDALFDIGASGPIAGFIVTVFVSAIGLAMSPIELLTEPLPGGLPISPLFLLLMNVIVKSPGPGNYVVYLHPVAFAGWIGMFITLLNLLPTGMLDGGHTLRSIINNDFARTIFTLVSILILLFTGQLLMLAFVLFLSMYKHPGPLDDVSKLSTSRKLVAVSLIAIFALCLFIF, encoded by the coding sequence ATGAGCAAACCACCCTCTCCCTCTCCGGAACCGCCAACAGATTCCACCCTTGTTTATCAGTTTGACCAAGTTCAACCCTTAGTTTCTGCGGAGTTTGATGTAGAAGAGGCTTTGATAGATCATGGTGTCCCAACATTTTACTTGAGACTAAAACCAGACTCGAAACAAGCTTTTACTAGGCTCGTTAGAAGTTTGACTAATATAGGCTTTACACTTGTGCTAAGAGAGAAAAATGGAAGAAACGTGTTGAAGGTCGCGCCAAAACCGAAGACAAAGCCAAGCCGCCCAATAATCAATGTGGTACTCCTTTTACTAACCATTGTTACAGTTTTCACAACTGGTTATGTTCTCTCTCTTGATCTTGTCGAATATGGATTAGATCCGTGGATGGGAGCTGCTAGTTTCACGTTAGCATTGTTGGGAATATTGGGAGTTCATGAGATGAGTCACAAATTCGCCGCAAACCACCATGACATGGAGGCAACAATGCCATACTTCATTCCAGGGCCGCCTCCAATACCTGGGTTTTTATTAGGGATCGGGACGTTCGGTGCGGTTATTGTACAGAAAGAGACGGCGCCAAATAAAGATGCTTTGTTTGACATAGGTGCTAGCGGACCAATCGCTGGATTTATCGTGACAGTTTTTGTTTCTGCTATTGGCCTTGCAATGTCCCCTATAGAGCTTCTGACTGAGCCTCTGCCAGGAGGGCTTCCTATATCACCGCTCTTTTTGCTTCTTATGAATGTTATAGTAAAATCTCCGGGTCCAGGCAACTATGTTGTTTATTTGCACCCTGTGGCTTTTGCAGGTTGGATAGGAATGTTCATCACTTTGCTCAATTTGCTGCCTACTGGGATGCTTGATGGAGGTCACACCTTAAGAAGCATCATTAACAACGACTTTGCCCGCACCATTTTTACCTTAGTTTCAATTTTAATACTTCTATTCACAGGGCAGTTGCTGATGTTGGCTTTTGTTCTCTTCCTTTCCATGTATAAGCATCCAGGACCTTTGGATGATGTTTCAAAGCTTTCGACTTCAAGAAAACTGGTTGCTGTCTCGTTGATTGCGATATTTGCGCTCTGCCTGTTCATTTTCTAG
- the ileS gene encoding isoleucine--tRNA ligase, producing MTVKFEADSKRWLTMGYRPLELEQKIREFWEKSHTAEKLEQLRLKKNKGFLGYVEGPPTLNGYPHVGHVRGRVMKDLRYRWKSMQGFYVPFWTGWDCQGLPVELEVERQLGVKNKKDLLERVGEERFVAECKKAIMKYYDAWHGADVKAGVFINDTKAYWTYLDEYIEREWNYLKRAWEQGLLGEGYYVVAYCPHCQTSLSNAEVGMGYEEVEDPSLYFKFRVAKTKNEYFLVWTTMPFTLVTDLMLAVHPDAEYVKVKVKDETWIMVSQRVEPTMQELEIQDYTVIDAVLGKELEGMKYEYPFLDVVPKQRELDKHPFVHMVVCEDFVDVTAATGVVHLAPGNGEEDFVVAQKRKVPVFAPFDDEVNFTKDAGVFAGLFARDADDVVVEKLQKKNLLVSVKRIRHEYPTCWRSHHKLVWFARREYYLWTNKINDRIVRAAEKARYYYGPPKNRFLAFLRESKPWCFSRERVWGTPLPVWKCTQCEHKVLVSSKKELFEKALGRPKGHFELHKPWIDRIVFKCEKCGGKMHREPFVLDTWHNSGAAPYARFTDEEFERYVPTDFLVEAIDQTRGWANTLLLEHVILAEKAESPYKAFLFYGHALDEKGRKMSKSLGNVIDANDVLGKYSADLFRFYMLWKCSPIDSMNFDVKELSKRPYQVLSTLYHLYRFFMQNAEYDSFDPLKHTLEWAKVNNTLKLPDSWLLSKLQSTVKRVTEKFESCEFNFALSDLEEFVVNFLSRQYVPMVRHELWSDDQETRNRRLTVYATLWQTLKTLNLLFNPITPFLCEAMYQQVHKKLDKTLLESVNFEEWPTLNEKLADLELERNFDVLLKYVSLTYSARQKVKLKRRWPLKKVVLAGSKNAQNAVKELEDLFLELANVKAVDYVDTLAEMSLEMRKNGSLASENNMHTLVDTRRDEALLGEGLMRDLARRVQALRRELGFMPTEVLEAVYLAELDAESTKLLRPHLKTMAELVRTKRVHLQRARSKLEAEWNEYRLDNKKVFVAIP from the coding sequence GTGACCGTCAAATTCGAAGCTGATTCTAAACGCTGGCTCACCATGGGCTATCGCCCGCTTGAACTTGAACAAAAAATCCGCGAATTCTGGGAAAAAAGCCATACAGCAGAGAAACTAGAACAGCTGAGACTGAAAAAGAATAAAGGCTTTTTGGGTTATGTGGAAGGCCCTCCGACACTAAACGGATACCCTCATGTAGGTCACGTTCGCGGGCGAGTGATGAAGGATTTACGTTATCGCTGGAAGTCAATGCAAGGTTTTTACGTTCCTTTCTGGACGGGTTGGGACTGCCAAGGGTTGCCAGTTGAGTTGGAAGTAGAACGCCAATTAGGTGTAAAGAACAAAAAAGATTTGCTGGAGCGGGTGGGAGAAGAACGATTCGTAGCCGAGTGTAAGAAGGCTATAATGAAGTATTATGATGCTTGGCACGGCGCTGATGTTAAAGCAGGTGTGTTCATAAACGACACAAAAGCCTACTGGACGTACTTAGACGAGTATATAGAGCGCGAATGGAATTACCTCAAACGTGCTTGGGAGCAAGGATTACTTGGCGAAGGCTACTACGTTGTGGCTTACTGTCCCCATTGTCAAACCTCGCTAAGCAACGCTGAAGTAGGCATGGGCTACGAAGAGGTTGAAGACCCCTCGCTTTACTTTAAGTTCAGAGTCGCAAAGACAAAAAACGAGTATTTCCTCGTCTGGACCACAATGCCCTTTACGTTAGTTACAGATTTGATGTTAGCAGTACATCCAGATGCAGAATACGTCAAAGTCAAGGTGAAAGACGAAACTTGGATAATGGTGAGTCAGCGTGTAGAACCTACGATGCAAGAACTTGAAATCCAAGATTATACAGTTATAGACGCTGTTTTGGGTAAAGAGTTGGAGGGAATGAAGTACGAGTATCCATTTTTGGACGTTGTTCCGAAACAGCGAGAACTTGATAAACACCCCTTTGTGCACATGGTTGTTTGTGAAGACTTTGTGGATGTAACGGCTGCTACAGGCGTCGTTCATCTGGCGCCCGGAAACGGTGAGGAGGACTTCGTTGTTGCGCAGAAACGCAAAGTTCCCGTCTTCGCTCCCTTTGACGACGAAGTTAACTTTACTAAGGATGCAGGTGTGTTCGCTGGTTTGTTTGCAAGAGACGCAGATGATGTGGTTGTAGAGAAGCTGCAAAAAAAGAACTTACTGGTGTCGGTAAAGCGAATACGCCATGAATATCCAACTTGCTGGCGTTCGCATCACAAACTCGTGTGGTTTGCCAGAAGAGAGTACTACCTTTGGACAAACAAAATAAATGACAGAATAGTTAGAGCTGCAGAGAAAGCCAGATATTATTATGGACCCCCGAAAAACCGCTTCTTGGCGTTTCTCCGAGAAAGTAAACCATGGTGCTTCTCAAGGGAAAGAGTTTGGGGAACTCCCCTACCAGTTTGGAAGTGTACACAATGCGAGCACAAAGTCCTAGTGTCGAGCAAAAAAGAGCTGTTCGAGAAAGCTCTAGGGCGTCCTAAAGGTCATTTTGAGCTTCACAAGCCATGGATAGACCGTATCGTGTTTAAATGCGAAAAGTGCGGAGGCAAAATGCACCGTGAACCTTTCGTGCTGGACACTTGGCATAATAGTGGCGCTGCGCCCTATGCAAGGTTTACTGACGAAGAGTTTGAACGTTACGTGCCGACTGACTTTCTTGTGGAAGCCATAGATCAGACACGTGGATGGGCAAACACGTTGTTGCTTGAGCATGTTATATTGGCTGAAAAGGCAGAATCGCCCTATAAGGCATTTCTGTTTTATGGTCACGCTTTAGACGAGAAAGGACGCAAAATGAGTAAGAGTCTCGGCAACGTCATCGACGCCAACGATGTGCTTGGCAAATACTCAGCTGACCTCTTCCGTTTCTACATGCTTTGGAAATGTTCACCAATCGACTCGATGAATTTCGACGTGAAAGAACTTAGCAAGCGGCCTTATCAAGTTCTCAGCACCCTCTACCACCTATATCGTTTCTTCATGCAAAACGCGGAATACGACAGTTTCGACCCGCTAAAGCATACATTAGAATGGGCAAAGGTAAACAATACCTTAAAACTACCAGACAGTTGGTTGCTTTCAAAACTGCAAAGCACCGTAAAGCGTGTAACTGAGAAGTTTGAAAGTTGTGAATTCAACTTTGCTCTCTCGGATTTGGAAGAGTTTGTTGTTAATTTTCTAAGCCGCCAATATGTTCCTATGGTAAGACATGAACTTTGGAGCGACGATCAAGAAACCAGAAACCGCAGGCTCACAGTATACGCTACTCTCTGGCAGACACTTAAAACCTTGAATTTACTCTTTAACCCAATCACGCCGTTCCTATGCGAAGCCATGTACCAGCAGGTTCACAAAAAGCTAGACAAAACATTGCTGGAATCGGTAAACTTCGAGGAATGGCCAACGCTAAATGAAAAACTGGCAGACTTGGAGCTGGAACGTAACTTTGACGTACTTCTCAAATACGTCTCCCTAACATACTCTGCACGGCAGAAAGTTAAACTGAAGCGCCGATGGCCGCTGAAGAAAGTGGTGTTGGCAGGATCGAAGAACGCACAAAATGCTGTGAAAGAGCTTGAAGACTTGTTTCTTGAACTTGCAAACGTAAAAGCTGTCGATTATGTCGACACGCTGGCAGAAATGAGCCTTGAAATGCGTAAGAACGGAAGTTTAGCCTCAGAAAACAACATGCATACATTAGTCGATACACGCCGAGACGAAGCGTTACTGGGAGAAGGTTTGATGCGTGACCTGGCTCGACGTGTTCAAGCACTGCGTAGAGAATTAGGGTTTATGCCCACAGAAGTCTTAGAAGCGGTTTACCTAGCAGAACTAGATGCTGAAAGCACAAAACTGTTAAGACCCCACTTGAAAACCATGGCAGAGCTGGTTCGCACGAAAAGGGTGCATCTACAGAGAGCCAGAAGTAAACTTGAAGCAGAATGGAATGAATACAGGCTAGACAACAAGAAAGTGTTTGTAGCCATACCCTAA
- the mvaD gene encoding diphosphomevalonate decarboxylase produces the protein MRATAIAHPIQGLVKYHGLKNPKQRIPFHDSISVCIDALYTITTVEVNSSLKGNIIVINEKWVTGQDKKRVGIVLDKLKKLAEYLGFFKIVSRNSIKTGKGLGFSASGFAALGAAASKALSLDLDYVSLSEIVRLGAGSATRSLAGGFALWYADKNGHSYAEQLSSPDNPSFSMIIVPIHSKMKTDEAHAEVVSSPLFQARLVNIDRLIETMKSAIMKGDTATIGRIAEEDTLNLHAITMTGKSHLVLWEPDTIRLIREVNKLRNSGVECWYSIDTGPSVFVNTFQRHISAVADRLVELGFSDVIISGVGGKPKLTDRHLF, from the coding sequence ATGAGAGCAACAGCAATCGCCCACCCCATTCAAGGACTGGTTAAATATCATGGCTTAAAGAATCCTAAGCAACGAATTCCCTTTCACGACAGCATTTCAGTGTGCATCGACGCTTTATACACCATAACAACAGTAGAAGTCAACAGCTCTCTTAAGGGAAACATCATTGTGATTAATGAAAAATGGGTGACTGGCCAAGATAAGAAAAGAGTTGGAATCGTTTTAGACAAGTTGAAAAAGTTGGCAGAATATCTAGGGTTTTTTAAGATAGTTTCCCGAAACAGTATCAAGACTGGGAAAGGTTTAGGCTTTTCAGCGTCTGGGTTTGCAGCTCTTGGAGCAGCAGCAAGTAAAGCATTAAGTCTGGACCTCGATTACGTCTCACTTTCAGAAATTGTAAGATTGGGTGCCGGTTCAGCCACAAGAAGTCTTGCAGGAGGCTTCGCGTTATGGTACGCAGACAAGAATGGGCACTCTTACGCTGAACAACTATCCTCGCCAGACAACCCAAGCTTCTCGATGATCATCGTACCCATTCATTCCAAGATGAAGACAGACGAAGCCCACGCTGAGGTAGTTAGCTCCCCACTCTTCCAGGCAAGGCTCGTAAACATAGACCGTTTGATAGAGACGATGAAATCAGCCATAATGAAGGGTGACACTGCCACAATTGGTCGGATTGCCGAGGAAGACACGCTTAATCTTCATGCGATTACTATGACTGGTAAATCACACTTGGTTTTATGGGAGCCAGATACAATTCGATTAATACGTGAAGTGAACAAGCTGCGAAACAGTGGCGTAGAATGCTGGTATTCCATCGATACTGGGCCATCAGTCTTTGTTAACACGTTTCAAAGGCACATCTCTGCTGTTGCTGACAGGCTTGTTGAACTGGGGTTTTCAGATGTGATTATCAGCGGGGTCGGAGGCAAGCCGAAGCTGACTGATAGGCATCTTTTCTGA
- a CDS encoding dihydroorotate dehydrogenase electron transfer subunit, with the protein MSACLTETNFLRTVRIKKIVKESPMVKTFFFNDKLCSQGKPGQFIMVWLPSFDEIPMSISSTHPNGLASMTVADIGEATMLLHRKEKGDIVGVRGPFGNSFKLVKGNVLLVGGGTGIAPLIFLAEKLVKSKTGMTFLLGAKTKEELIFLSKIDSMLSKTEARIIASTEDGSHGYKGVVTELAEKTLAEKKFDMIYACGKELMLFKIFMLAEKHETPLQESMERLMRCAIGLCGSCTIGKYRVCVDGPVFTNKQLQEVKDEFGRFKRDFNGRKIPV; encoded by the coding sequence TTGTCGGCCTGTCTCACCGAAACTAATTTTCTAAGAACAGTTAGAATCAAGAAAATAGTTAAAGAAAGCCCAATGGTTAAAACGTTCTTCTTCAATGACAAACTCTGCTCTCAAGGCAAGCCAGGCCAGTTTATTATGGTTTGGCTTCCAAGCTTTGACGAAATCCCCATGAGTATTTCTTCAACCCATCCCAACGGTTTGGCATCGATGACAGTGGCCGACATTGGTGAAGCTACAATGCTTTTACACCGAAAAGAGAAAGGGGATATTGTTGGCGTTCGAGGTCCTTTCGGTAACAGTTTCAAACTTGTTAAGGGTAATGTTCTCCTTGTGGGTGGCGGGACTGGAATTGCACCGTTGATTTTTCTTGCAGAGAAATTAGTTAAATCGAAGACTGGAATGACTTTTCTATTAGGAGCAAAAACAAAAGAAGAGTTGATTTTCTTGTCTAAGATAGACAGCATGCTTTCAAAAACAGAAGCCAGAATAATTGCCTCAACCGAGGATGGAAGTCACGGCTATAAAGGTGTTGTAACCGAGTTGGCTGAAAAGACCTTGGCTGAGAAGAAGTTTGATATGATTTATGCCTGTGGAAAGGAGCTGATGCTTTTCAAGATTTTCATGTTAGCCGAGAAACATGAAACACCGTTACAGGAAAGTATGGAGAGGCTTATGCGTTGTGCTATAGGCTTGTGCGGCAGCTGCACCATTGGCAAATATCGAGTATGCGTTGACGGCCCCGTCTTTACGAACAAACAACTTCAGGAAGTTAAAGACGAGTTTGGGCGCTTCAAAAGAGATTTTAACGGCAGGAAAATACCAGTTTAA
- a CDS encoding dihydroorotate dehydrogenase, whose product MTNRLLVEIARLKLANPTMLAAGILGMSRLTLKRVAEAGAGAVVTKSLGLKPRSGYTNPTVAQVEGGLVNAMGLPNPGIEHFAQEMQHIKGIKVPMIVSIYAYSPQEFTMTAKKALKTGAEGLELNVSCPHAERTGAEIGQDPKLVEEVVREVKRSVEKPVFVKLTPNVANIAELAKAAEKAGADAITAINTVKAMVIDIETAKPILGNKMGGLSGSAIKPIAVRCVYEIYDVVKIPIIGCGGIDTWKDAVEFMQAGASAVQIGTAIATKGLSVFKQVTYGIEAFLKKKKFGSVKEIVGLSHRN is encoded by the coding sequence ATGACTAATCGTTTACTGGTAGAAATTGCGCGTTTGAAGCTAGCTAACCCAACGATGCTTGCAGCTGGAATATTAGGCATGTCAAGGTTGACGCTGAAACGGGTAGCAGAGGCAGGCGCCGGCGCAGTCGTCACAAAATCTCTAGGCTTGAAGCCTCGCAGCGGCTACACAAACCCTACAGTAGCTCAAGTTGAAGGAGGACTAGTTAATGCCATGGGTCTCCCCAACCCCGGCATTGAGCATTTTGCTCAAGAGATGCAACATATAAAAGGAATTAAAGTTCCGATGATTGTGAGCATCTACGCCTATTCGCCACAGGAATTCACAATGACAGCGAAAAAAGCCTTGAAAACGGGCGCAGAGGGGCTGGAGCTAAATGTCTCATGTCCTCACGCTGAGAGGACTGGAGCTGAAATTGGACAAGACCCGAAACTAGTTGAAGAAGTTGTGAGAGAGGTTAAGAGAAGCGTTGAAAAACCAGTTTTCGTCAAATTGACACCAAACGTTGCTAACATTGCAGAATTAGCTAAAGCCGCAGAAAAAGCGGGAGCCGACGCCATAACCGCCATAAACACAGTAAAAGCCATGGTCATAGACATAGAGACAGCTAAACCAATCCTCGGAAACAAGATGGGCGGCTTGTCTGGCTCTGCAATAAAGCCTATAGCAGTAAGATGTGTATATGAAATTTACGATGTCGTGAAAATTCCGATTATCGGGTGTGGGGGGATAGATACGTGGAAAGACGCCGTAGAATTCATGCAAGCAGGTGCCTCTGCAGTTCAAATAGGAACTGCAATAGCCACAAAGGGATTAAGCGTGTTTAAGCAAGTAACTTATGGAATTGAAGCCTTCTTGAAAAAGAAAAAGTTTGGAAGCGTGAAAGAAATTGTCGGCCTGTCTCACCGAAACTAA
- a CDS encoding C/D box methylation guide ribonucleoprotein complex aNOP56 subunit (functions along with aFIB and aL7a; guides 2'-O-methylation of ribose to specific sites in RNAs), with protein sequence MIDGIYGEDKSMKATIIVSLIGVLGFGEDVQLVDKILFRKDSKLIAEKLNLIDAGKAIDEVTSLVQRLKKKGFTAFVFENAIIARTVEEKLKVEVSVAHPSLQGEILRKNMEKFAIEVGFVKQPQKLRKLTREVSVELTRLRVKKAGEKRDLMVAQAILSIDDLDKTTNLFMGRIREWYGLHFPELDRMIEKHETYARLVLSLGKRLNFIVENLNREGLPANKAVQIAEAVENSMGAELADIDIERIQSLCKQTLELYSLRQALQSYADSTVEEVAPNVQALVGSLLAARLIALAGGITNLAKMPASTIQVLGAEKALFRALKTGTRPPKHGIIFQDALIHDAKKWQRGKMSRALAGKLAIAARTDAFSNRYIGDSLKAALEKRVVEIKEKYQKPPSPKERKKKNKFQPLHKRRKKRGRRR encoded by the coding sequence TTGATTGATGGCATCTATGGTGAGGATAAAAGCATGAAGGCAACTATTATAGTATCTTTAATAGGCGTTTTAGGTTTCGGCGAAGACGTTCAACTGGTTGATAAAATCTTGTTTAGGAAAGACTCCAAGCTCATAGCCGAAAAACTAAACTTGATTGATGCTGGAAAAGCAATTGACGAAGTAACTTCCTTAGTTCAGCGACTTAAGAAAAAAGGCTTTACTGCTTTTGTTTTTGAGAATGCTATAATTGCAAGAACTGTAGAGGAAAAACTGAAAGTGGAAGTTAGTGTTGCTCACCCCTCTTTACAAGGTGAAATTTTACGCAAAAACATGGAGAAATTCGCCATAGAAGTTGGATTTGTTAAGCAACCACAAAAACTGCGAAAGCTGACTCGTGAAGTTTCTGTAGAACTTACTCGATTAAGAGTGAAAAAGGCAGGAGAAAAAAGAGACTTGATGGTTGCTCAAGCCATACTAAGCATTGACGACTTGGATAAAACTACTAATTTGTTCATGGGTCGAATACGGGAATGGTATGGCCTGCATTTCCCTGAACTCGACCGCATGATAGAAAAACATGAAACCTATGCAAGACTCGTCTTAAGCCTTGGAAAACGACTGAACTTCATTGTAGAAAATCTGAATAGAGAAGGCTTACCTGCAAACAAGGCTGTGCAAATTGCAGAAGCTGTAGAAAACTCCATGGGAGCAGAACTAGCCGACATAGATATTGAACGGATACAAAGTCTCTGCAAACAAACATTAGAACTCTACAGCTTGCGACAAGCTCTGCAAAGCTATGCAGATTCAACAGTGGAAGAGGTGGCGCCCAATGTCCAAGCCCTAGTAGGCTCTCTGCTAGCGGCTCGTCTTATAGCATTAGCTGGAGGAATAACTAACCTTGCAAAAATGCCTGCAAGCACAATCCAAGTTCTAGGTGCAGAAAAAGCCCTCTTCAGAGCCTTGAAAACGGGAACGCGACCGCCAAAACACGGGATCATATTTCAAGACGCCCTAATCCATGACGCAAAAAAATGGCAAAGAGGAAAAATGTCAAGAGCATTAGCGGGAAAACTAGCCATAGCAGCCAGAACCGACGCCTTCAGCAACAGATACATCGGCGACTCCCTGAAAGCAGCCTTGGAAAAACGAGTTGTTGAGATCAAAGAGAAATACCAAAAACCACCATCACCCAAAGAACGTAAAAAGAAAAATAAGTTTCAACCCCTCCATAAAAGGAGAAAGAAACGTGGCCGCAGACGTTAA
- a CDS encoding fibrillarin-like rRNA/tRNA 2'-O-methyltransferase: protein MAADVKPHSKFSGIYWITLEDGTRRLATENLIPRRNVYGERLISFKGIEYRLWDPFRSKLAAAILKGLTTVPIQQDNKVLYLGAASGTTASHVSDMVGEKGHVYCVEFAARAMRELINNVCAFRSNMTPILEDARMPEKYAMFVEKVDDIYCDIAQPEQAKVLADNAELFLKENGWTMLAVKSQSIDVTKKPVEVYRQEVNILKSRGFAIKEFVQLEPYEKAHAMIVSKI, encoded by the coding sequence GTGGCCGCAGACGTTAAACCACACTCAAAATTCTCTGGAATCTACTGGATCACATTAGAAGACGGCACACGGAGATTGGCTACTGAAAATTTGATTCCAAGAAGGAACGTCTATGGCGAACGTTTAATCTCCTTCAAAGGCATCGAATATAGGCTCTGGGATCCTTTCCGTAGTAAACTTGCAGCAGCTATCTTGAAAGGATTAACAACAGTGCCCATACAACAAGATAATAAGGTTTTGTATCTAGGAGCAGCCTCAGGAACGACAGCCAGCCACGTTTCAGACATGGTGGGAGAAAAAGGGCATGTCTACTGTGTGGAATTTGCGGCACGTGCCATGCGCGAATTAATAAACAACGTATGCGCTTTTCGCTCCAACATGACACCGATACTGGAAGACGCAAGAATGCCGGAGAAATATGCGATGTTTGTAGAGAAAGTGGACGACATTTATTGCGACATAGCGCAGCCCGAACAAGCAAAAGTTTTGGCTGACAACGCAGAGCTTTTCTTAAAGGAGAACGGATGGACCATGCTGGCGGTTAAGTCACAAAGCATCGACGTCACCAAAAAACCAGTCGAAGTGTACAGGCAAGAAGTAAATATACTGAAAAGCCGTGGTTTCGCTATAAAGGAATTTGTACAACTTGAACCATACGAAAAAGCACATGCGATGATTGTATCAAAAATCTAA
- a CDS encoding helix-turn-helix domain-containing protein: protein MEILDNAESLFERAGFYLSQRCCVRPSCFDFVARKEKQLAFVKVHPNIGNVYAKDADGLMTMARFFSGASLFVCKKTRSKPLENDTVYSRYNVGAVTIKTLEDALLKGVGPLIEAGPGGYYARLDGTAIRKKRLKKGLSIGKMAEIMGVSRRTLYGYEREMTKASVSTAYKLEWVLGMPVVKSIDIFQYPEKTEGFFAAAKRIISESRFLQFVIRKLLRFNFTVFQIGRAPFDFVAKTPENDISLLGSIVYEKEQNFEVRTEEIASISKMVEAQPIFITGSKKVSADNVPLIHREDFEKIKTPEDLMAKL from the coding sequence GTGGAAATTCTGGACAACGCTGAATCCCTTTTCGAAAGAGCAGGCTTCTACCTCTCGCAAAGATGTTGTGTACGACCGAGCTGTTTTGACTTTGTAGCGCGAAAAGAAAAACAACTTGCCTTCGTCAAAGTCCACCCTAATATTGGGAATGTGTATGCAAAAGACGCAGATGGACTCATGACTATGGCTAGGTTTTTCTCTGGAGCGTCACTTTTCGTTTGCAAAAAAACTCGAAGCAAACCGTTAGAAAACGATACAGTATATTCAAGATATAATGTGGGTGCAGTTACTATTAAAACTCTCGAAGATGCTCTTCTCAAAGGAGTAGGACCGCTGATTGAAGCGGGTCCGGGAGGATACTATGCAAGACTGGATGGGACAGCAATTAGAAAGAAGAGGCTGAAGAAGGGGCTGTCTATAGGTAAAATGGCGGAGATTATGGGCGTTTCACGGAGAACGCTTTATGGTTATGAACGAGAAATGACAAAAGCTTCTGTTTCAACGGCTTATAAGCTTGAGTGGGTCTTGGGCATGCCTGTTGTGAAGTCCATTGACATTTTTCAATATCCAGAAAAAACTGAAGGCTTTTTTGCCGCTGCAAAACGCATAATTAGTGAAAGCCGCTTTCTTCAGTTTGTCATTAGGAAGCTGCTTCGGTTTAACTTTACAGTTTTTCAAATAGGGCGGGCTCCTTTTGATTTTGTTGCAAAAACTCCGGAAAACGACATTAGTCTTTTAGGGTCAATTGTCTACGAGAAAGAGCAGAATTTCGAGGTTAGAACTGAAGAGATTGCGAGTATTAGCAAAATGGTAGAGGCACAGCCTATATTTATTACGGGCAGTAAAAAAGTTTCCGCTGACAATGTTCCTCTCATTCACCGTGAAGATTTTGAAAAAATTAAGACCCCTGAAGATTTGATGGCTAAGCTTTAA